Part of the Marinitoga litoralis genome is shown below.
CTTTTTTATCTGTTTTTGTTCCTAACCAAAGCATAACTGCAGGATATTTTTCTGCTATAAATCCAAAATCTTCTCCTGTCATCTTATAACCACAATCAATTATTTGATATTTATCTTTTAACTTTTCTACAAATTCATTATATACATTTTCATCATTAACTACTTCCTTATACATAGATCCTAAGGTAATATTATAATCAACCCCTGTCATTCTTTTAATTGATTCAAGTATTTCTTTTAAAATTTCTATATATTCCATTGTATAATCTAAGTTTAAAGATCTAATACTACCTTCAATTTTTGCATAAGCAGGAATAATATTTCTAACTTCCCCAGAAAAAACTTTTCCAATACCTAAAATTAATGGTTGAACAGGATTTTTCGGTATTTTTTCTACTGCATCTAAAAACAATCTCATAGCATTTAGTGCATTTTTACCATCTTGTGGAAAGGCTATATGAGCATTTTTACCAAAAAATTCTATATCTATTTCTACTGCCGAGGCAAATAACACTCCTTTAGATGTTGCAATTATACTCTTATCATATTCATCAGTTACATGCAAAGCATGTGCCCTTATTATATTAAATTGCTCCAAAACTCCTGTTTCTAAAATCTTTTTAGCCCCACCTCCACCTTCTTCTGCTGGTTGATATAAAAATAAAATATTTTTTTGGATTTTATTTTTAAATATGTATTCCATGAATCCATATAAAATTGACATATGCATATCATGACCACATGCATGCATATTGTCATTTTTTGATTTAAATTCTATATCATTTTGTTCTTTAATAGGCAAAGCATCTATATCTGCTCTAAATAATATATATTCATTATTATTTAGAGGTGTATATTTAACAATTAACCCTGTTTCTAATGGTTTTAATATTTCTATATCTATATTATAATATTCTGCTAAATCATTTATCGAATCTTCTAATATTTTTGTTGTTTTAAATTCCTTGAACATAATTTCTGGATTTTGATGTAAAATATGTCTTAATTCAATGGGAGATATCATAATAATTCCTCCAATTTATTAATAATAATATCTATTTCTTCATATGTTATATTCAATGCTGGTAATAATCTAATTACACTATTATTAAAAATAACATTTAATAGTAAATTATTTTCAAAGGCTTTTTGTTTTAAGTCTGATAATGATTCAATTAATTCAATCCCTATCATTAAACCTTTTCCTCTAATATCAGCTATTTCAAATGATTCTAAGCTATTTAACTTTTCTATAAAATAAATTCCTTTTTCTTTAATGTCATCTAACATGTTTGGAATATTTTCTAATATAAATCTTGCTCCTGCTAATGCAATAGGATTAGGCGCAAATGTTGATCCATGATCACCTGGTTTTAAAATATTAGCTGTATCATTTAAAAATATTGTAGCTCCTAAAGGTAATCCGCCACCTATTGCCTTACCTATAGTTATTATATCAGGTTTTAAATTATAGTGTTCATATGAATAAAACTTTCCTGTCCTACCTAAACCTGCCTGTATTTCATCAGATACAAGAATATAATTTTTTTCTTTTTGGTAATAACTTAAAACATTAGCAAATTCTTGGGTTAAAGGTACAACTCCACCAGATCCTTGAATAGGTTCTACAAATACAGCCAATACTTCATCACCATGAAATTCCATATAATCCTTTAATCCTTCT
Proteins encoded:
- a CDS encoding amidohydrolase, with amino-acid sequence MISPIELRHILHQNPEIMFKEFKTTKILEDSINDLAEYYNIDIEILKPLETGLIVKYTPLNNNEYILFRADIDALPIKEQNDIEFKSKNDNMHACGHDMHMSILYGFMEYIFKNKIQKNILFLYQPAEEGGGGAKKILETGVLEQFNIIRAHALHVTDEYDKSIIATSKGVLFASAVEIDIEFFGKNAHIAFPQDGKNALNAMRLFLDAVEKIPKNPVQPLILGIGKVFSGEVRNIIPAYAKIEGSIRSLNLDYTMEYIEILKEILESIKRMTGVDYNITLGSMYKEVVNDENVYNEFVEKLKDKYQIIDCGYKMTGEDFGFIAEKYPAVMLWLGTKTDKKVGLHSPNFLPDDDVINIGIDIFSKIL
- a CDS encoding aspartate aminotransferase family protein, which codes for MILKMYDYYNLDIDYAEGIYIYNKEGKKYIDTFSGIGVLALGHSNKELIERMKNKMDRYMHLSNYLLDEDAEWVANKLVELTGEKGSVFFTNSGTEATEAALKAIKKLATKDKKKIIYFNNGFHGRTLGALSINGFEKLKAPFWPLIPNCQEFVFNDAEGLKDYMEFHGDEVLAVFVEPIQGSGGVVPLTQEFANVLSYYQKEKNYILVSDEIQAGLGRTGKFYSYEHYNLKPDIITIGKAIGGGLPLGATIFLNDTANILKPGDHGSTFAPNPIALAGARFILENIPNMLDDIKEKGIYFIEKLNSLESFEIADIRGKGLMIGIELIESLSDLKQKAFENNLLLNVIFNNSVIRLLPALNITYEEIDIIINKLEELL